A genomic stretch from Rhodomicrobium vannielii ATCC 17100 includes:
- a CDS encoding YbgC/FadM family acyl-CoA thioesterase — translation MTEAPRQGTNWPDLSGRVGEAGHVLPVRVYFEDTDFSGSCYHATYLRWCERGRSDFLRLLGVHHNKLADGSLTGEPSVFAVRRLKAEFLRAARIDEELEVHTDYGTFTKATIILTQHILRGGERVFELEVQCVLLSLSGRVLRLPPALAAQLTR, via the coding sequence ATGACCGAAGCTCCGCGACAAGGCACGAACTGGCCCGATCTTTCGGGCCGCGTCGGCGAAGCAGGCCACGTTCTACCCGTGCGCGTCTATTTCGAGGACACCGATTTCTCCGGCAGCTGCTACCACGCGACCTACCTGCGTTGGTGCGAGCGCGGGCGCTCCGATTTCCTGCGCCTTCTCGGCGTGCATCATAACAAACTGGCGGATGGATCGCTGACGGGCGAGCCCTCGGTGTTCGCCGTGCGTCGCCTCAAGGCTGAATTTCTGCGCGCCGCCCGCATCGACGAGGAACTTGAGGTGCACACGGACTACGGCACCTTCACCAAGGCGACGATCATCCTCACGCAGCATATCCTGCGCGGCGGCGAGCGTGTGTTCGAGCTTGAGGTGCAATGCGTGCTGCTGTCGCTGTCGGGGCGCGTGCTACGCCTGCCGCCCGCGCTGGCGGCGCAGCTGACGCGTTAA
- a CDS encoding ferritin-like domain-containing protein yields the protein MPTAKNLNELFYATLQDIYHGEKQILKALPRMAKHATTPELKKAFQLHVDQTEGQVERLQQVFEMLDKSARGKTCEAIEGLVEEGKEVMSETEPGEVMDAGLIAAAQAVEHYEIARYGTLCAWAQQLGMPEAAKLLQQTLKEEKETDALLNKMAMGGINRSAA from the coding sequence ATGCCAACTGCAAAAAACCTGAACGAATTGTTCTACGCGACGCTACAGGACATCTATCACGGCGAAAAGCAGATCCTTAAAGCGCTTCCCAGAATGGCGAAACACGCCACCACGCCCGAACTGAAAAAGGCTTTCCAGCTTCACGTCGATCAGACGGAAGGCCAGGTCGAGCGGCTCCAGCAGGTGTTTGAAATGCTCGACAAGTCGGCCCGCGGCAAGACCTGCGAGGCTATCGAAGGCTTGGTCGAGGAGGGCAAGGAAGTCATGAGCGAGACGGAGCCGGGCGAGGTGATGGACGCCGGTCTGATCGCGGCCGCCCAAGCCGTCGAGCATTACGAAATTGCGCGATACGGCACCTTGTGTGCGTGGGCGCAGCAGCTTGGCATGCCCGAGGCCGCGAAGCTTCTCCAGCAGACGCTGAAAGAGGAGAAGGAAACGGATGCTCTTCTGAACAAGATGGCGATGGGCGGGATCAACAGAAGCGCAGCCTGA
- a CDS encoding PRC-barrel domain-containing protein, with the protein MKCITTAAAVLLLATAAQAEQASPQVQQSSPPGNAGSSLGTRGPGDPGAMRAEESNRASRDRTAQTTQGQMGTQGTQGQKGTEGQMRDSDRMGSSERFRQTQGPDQWLVANLWNKNVYNSSGESIGNLNDLVIDKDGRIAAVVVGVGGFLGLGEKNVAVDYNHLKQNGGISPDRVTLNMSKEDLSNAPSFQRHGSSSGGIMGGNTSR; encoded by the coding sequence ATGAAGTGTATTACCACGGCGGCGGCAGTGCTGTTGCTCGCGACGGCGGCTCAGGCTGAGCAGGCTTCCCCGCAGGTGCAGCAATCCTCGCCCCCCGGCAACGCGGGGTCCAGCCTCGGAACGCGCGGTCCCGGCGATCCCGGCGCGATGCGCGCAGAAGAGTCGAACCGCGCCAGCCGCGATCGAACGGCGCAGACGACGCAGGGCCAGATGGGCACACAGGGCACACAGGGCCAGAAAGGCACAGAGGGCCAGATGCGAGATAGCGATCGCATGGGCTCGTCCGAGCGCTTCCGTCAGACGCAAGGCCCCGATCAATGGCTTGTCGCCAATCTCTGGAACAAGAATGTCTATAATTCCAGTGGCGAGTCCATTGGCAACCTGAACGACCTCGTGATCGATAAGGACGGTCGCATTGCCGCAGTCGTGGTCGGTGTCGGAGGCTTTCTCGGCCTCGGCGAGAAGAACGTCGCGGTGGACTACAATCATCTCAAACAAAACGGCGGCATCTCACCGGATCGCGTCACTCTCAACATGAGCAAGGAAGACCTCAGCAACGCGCCGAGCTTCCAGCGCCATGGGTCGAGCAGCGGAGGCATCATGGGCGGCAACACCAGTCGCTAA